Genomic DNA from Elusimicrobiota bacterium:
TACGCCCCGGGAACCGTCCAGAGCGTTTTGGGTTCACCCGCCGCATCGAAAAGGCGGCGACCCTCAGCGGGGGGGGTGCGTCGGTCCCGTTCGCCTTGTAAAATAAAGAGAGGTCGAGGGGCAATCTTCCCGACGACCCGAAGGGGAGCGTAATCATTGGGGTCAAACCCCAATCGGTTCCGGACAAACCAAAGCGTCAGCCGTGAAAATAGTTTTGGAGCTCCATAAAATAACCGACCGTGGCGGGTGAGCGCCCCACTGAATTCACAGAAGGGGCTTTCCGCCGCAACCGCCAAGACGCCCACGTCTTGGGCGGCGACCCAGATCCCAATGGACGCGCCCATGGACATTCCATACAGCCCCATCCGAGCGGATTCGGTCGGATGGACCGAACGAAGATGACGGAGAGCGGCGTCCAGATCCCCAATTTCTTCACGGGAAAGAGACGCTTGCCCCGAATCGCTTTCCCCGTGGTTTCGAAAATCGAAGAAGAAGAGGTTGTACTCACCGCGCGACCTTAAAAAATGAGTCCGCTCCAAGATGTTGGACCGGTTCGCCCCCCACCCGTGACAAATAACGAGGGTCGTGTCGGAAGGGTGGGAGGACGGCACGAACCATGCACGAAGAACAAGATTCCCCGAAGAGTTGAACCGTTCCTCAGAATACGCCAACCCATACGTCCGCGGCGTGGTGGTGAGCGGTTCCCGCGGCCCACGAAGAACAAGGCCGGACATCCGCCACCCCAAAAAGAAAATGCCACCGACAACAAAAAAAACAATGAGAAGGAAAATCACCGGTAAGTGTGGTCGCGTCCGGGAAACCGGGAGGTTCGAACCTCCGACCGGAATTGCTGGACAGCCCCGAGTGCTTCATCCCACAAATGGGCGTATCGTTTAACAAATTTCGGGGAAGGACCGTCGGAAAAACCCAGCATATCATCAAGAACCAATATTTGACCGTCCGTCCCCACCCCCGCTCCAATGCCAATGGTGGGAATTTTCAGGGCGCGGGAAATCTGGCGGGCCAGGGAGGCCGGAACCGCTTCCAAAACGAGGGCGAAAACACCTTCCGATTCCAACTGGCGGGCGTCTCTCAATATCCTGGCGGCGTCACGAGGGGTTCGGCCTTGAACCCGATACCCCCCGAGCCGGTGAACCGCTTGAGGCGTTAATCCCAGATGCCCCATCACTGGGATATTGGCCCCGATGAGCGCACGAAGGGACGGCAAAATGGCCCCCGCCCCTTCCACTTTCACCCCTTCAGCGCCGCCCTCTTTAATCAACCGACCCACCTGCCGAACCGCGTCCTTGGGATCGAACTCATAGGAAAGAAACGGCATATCCGCCACCAACAGGGCTCGGCTGTTCCCCCGCCGAACCGCCCGGGTGTGATGGAGGATATCCTCTAAGGTGACGGGAAGCGTGTTCGGGAAACCCAGCTTCACATTGCCCACCGAGTCGCCAACCAAAATCACATCCACCAAGGCTCGGTTGAGTAGACGGGCCATGGGAGCATCGTAGGCGGTGAGCGCCGTTATTTTTTCGCCCGTGCGTTTCATTTCTCGAAGGGTGTGAACAGTGACTTTTCCGGGGGAGAGCGTGGGTTTCTTTTTCATCAGAGGGGTCTCGGATAGAGTTTAATGCTTTGGTCCGGATCTGTCAATTTCCGCCGATAATAACCCATGGATCGCCCGCTCACAACGTCTTTAAACCGGGGGGCAATATCCGCCAGGGGCCACACCACGAATTTGCGTTCTTTCCATCGGGGATGGGGCAGGAGAAGTTCCTCTCGATGGCGACGAACACCGAAGAAGATCAAATCCAAATCAATTTCTCGAGGCCCCCACCGCTTGCGTCGCCGACGGCCAAGAAGCCCTTCAATTTTTTTCATCTGTCCCAACAAATCCGCCGGCCCCATCAACGAACGGAGTTCAACAACCGCGTTCAGGAAATGCCGCTGGCGTGGCCCCACAGGAGAAGTTTCATACACGGGCGAAACACGAAACACCTTCACTCCCGGGATATTTCCCAGAGCCCGCACGGCCCGACGAAGAAAAACCAGTCGCCGCCCCACATTGGACCCCACACCCACGAAAACTTTCTCAACCGCCACGGGGTCTCTTTCCCGCAAGCCCCTGCATTAAAAACCGAAATAATCCGTACAAGAGTTGGATGTCTTGGCGGTGAATCCTCCAGCGCTGAAAGAGACGCCGCACTTTTCTTTCTTGAGCGGCCCTGGGAAGGAATGGCAAATACTCGGCGGCTTCGAAAAGGTTCATGGTTTGCCGCACCAACCGATTGAGATCATCTGTTGTTGCCAGGGGAGCCAGCCCTGGCAAGGGGCGACGAGGAAGGGCTTCCAGAACGCGGGCCCACTCGTATGCACACAGGGCCACGGATTGTCCCATATTCATTGAAGGGCATCCTGGATCTGTTGGAATGGTGAGCCAGATATGACACCGGTCCAAGTGCGT
This window encodes:
- a CDS encoding alpha/beta fold hydrolase; this translates as MIFLLIVFFVVGGIFFLGWRMSGLVLRGPREPLTTTPRTYGLAYSEERFNSSGNLVLRAWFVPSSHPSDTTLVICHGWGANRSNILERTHFLRSRGEYNLFFFDFRNHGESDSGQASLSREEIGDLDAALRHLRSVHPTESARMGLYGMSMGASIGIWVAAQDVGVLAVAAESPFCEFSGALTRHGRLFYGAPKLFSRLTLWFVRNRLGFDPNDYAPLRVVGKIAPRPLFILQGERDRRTPPAEGRRLFDAAGEPKTLWTVPGAYHGELAEVGGREYQDRILAFFDRAFHRSRP
- the panB gene encoding 3-methyl-2-oxobutanoate hydroxymethyltransferase; translated protein: MKKKPTLSPGKVTVHTLREMKRTGEKITALTAYDAPMARLLNRALVDVILVGDSVGNVKLGFPNTLPVTLEDILHHTRAVRRGNSRALLVADMPFLSYEFDPKDAVRQVGRLIKEGGAEGVKVEGAGAILPSLRALIGANIPVMGHLGLTPQAVHRLGGYRVQGRTPRDAARILRDARQLESEGVFALVLEAVPASLARQISRALKIPTIGIGAGVGTDGQILVLDDMLGFSDGPSPKFVKRYAHLWDEALGAVQQFRSEVRTSRFPGRDHTYR
- the folK gene encoding 2-amino-4-hydroxy-6-hydroxymethyldihydropteridine diphosphokinase — protein: MAVEKVFVGVGSNVGRRLVFLRRAVRALGNIPGVKVFRVSPVYETSPVGPRQRHFLNAVVELRSLMGPADLLGQMKKIEGLLGRRRRKRWGPREIDLDLIFFGVRRHREELLLPHPRWKERKFVVWPLADIAPRFKDVVSGRSMGYYRRKLTDPDQSIKLYPRPL